The Candidatus Zixiibacteriota bacterium sequence ATCGAGGACTGGCGGCCTTTATCGCCCTGATGATGATGGTGATGATGACGTTGATCGGACTGGCCGTTATGAGAACGGCCGACGATGAGGTCAATATTGCCGGCAACGAGATGAATGAAATGTCATCTTTCTACGCCTCCGAAGCGGGACTGGAAAAAGCCGCCGCCGCCATGCAAACCCAGTATGAGAATACCGGCGCCCCGCCGACAACCCTTCCCTCGGGAAGCGAGAATATCAACGATTGTGTCGCCGCCTACAGCACGGTCGATAACGGCGCCGCCCTGGTACGGGATCTGACCAAAGGGTCTTTGACCGGACTGCATGCTCTGGTTAAGACCTTTACTATTACTTCAACCGGGACATCGGCAATTGACCAAAGCCAGGTTGTCCTGACTCAGGAATTTGAATGCGCTCTGGTACCGATTTTTCAGTTTGCCGTTTTCTACGGCAACGATCTGGAAATTGCTCCGGGTCCGGACATGGCCCTGATTGGGCGGGTGCACAGCAACGGCAATATGTATCTCCAGTCAAATAACAACCTTAGAATGGACAGCTATATCACCGCCTCGGGTAATATTGTTCATGGGCGCAAAGGGCCGGGCGGAACCAGTTTCGGGAATGTCTTCATAAAGGACGTTTCCGGTAATTATCAGAACATGCTGCGTAATGGCACTTGGCTTGACGCCTCCGAACCCAATTGGTATGACTCCGCCTCGACCCGCTGGGGCGGGCGCATCCAGGATGCGGCTTTCGGGCAACAGGAACTCAATCTGCCGCTTACTAACGCCGGCGACCCGCATAAGATTATTGAACGCGCTTCGGGCAATCCCGATTCATATGAAAACAAAGCCGGTCTGAAGATTATCGATGGGCAGGCTCTTGCTAAAGTGGGCGCCGTCTGGACAGATGTCACGGCTCTTCTCCCAGCCGGAACCATTACTGCGACAACTTTCTATGATGCCCGCGAAGCGAAGAATGCCAATACGACTGAAATTGATATGAGTAAGCTGAAAACGAGTACTTACTATCCGACCAATGGCGTCATATATTCCTCCGACCAGCGTTCCGGCTTCAACGCCACCCGCCTGGTCAACGGTTCGGATCTCGGCCGGCCACTCTCGATTGTCTGCGAAAACCCCCTCTATATCAAGGGTAATTTCAATACAACCACAAAACAGCCTGCTTTCATTGCCGGCGATGCCGTTACCTTTTTATCGAATTCGTGGAATGATGCCAATTCGACCCTGAACAAATCCAGCCGCGTGGCCGCCGCGACCACGGTCAACTGCTCTTTTATGACCGGCAACACCAACACAACCGCCAGCAATTATAACGGTGGATTGGAGAACCTGCCTCGTTTTTTGGAGACTTGGAGCGGGAAAAATTTTACCTGGCGCGGCTCCATGGTTAATTTGTGGAATTCCCTGCAGGCGACCGGAAACTGGTCGGGAACCTATTATGACCCGCCGAATCGTGACTGGGCCTATGATACCGATCTGGATGATCCCAACAAGCTCCCGCCCGAATCGCCGCGTGTGCGAGTTTTCCAGAGGACCGGCTGGACCCAGCAATATGTTGGATATGACCAATAATCTCCTCTCTCTCGATGGTGAAAAAGAAGCCCCGGCTGTGTGCCGGGGCTTCTTGATTTTCAGGGCTTTATTATATGGCGGGAGTGTTTAATCCTGCCACGAGCTGATAACCTTAACCGGGGCAATTTCGGATAACTGGTTTTTCAGAGAGGCGGCCGACCCCTGAATGACGATGGTCATTCGTTTCGGGTCGAGATATTTTTCGGCCACCAGACGCAAGCGGCCCGGATCGATTCCATCCAGGTCGCTCAAGAGTTTTTCCTGATAATCGACGCCCACGCCGCTGCCCAGAGCCGTGGCAAAGCGCTCAATGGTGGCTCGATTGGTCTCATATAGGCCCGGCATGAAACCCCGAAAGAAAAGCTTGGCTTCATCCAGTTCCTTAACCGAAATACGGATGGATCTGATGTCGCTGAGAACACTGATGAGCCGGCGCAAGGCCTCGGGAATATTGTCTGCCGGGGAAGAGCCATAAATCCATAATATTCCGTCTCCCCGCGACCAATCAATCTGGGAATTGACGTATGCGGCCAGGCCGTTGTCACGAACCAGATTCCGGCTGAGACGAGAAACCGAGCCGCTTTCGCCGAGGATATAGTTTAAGAGAACCAGTGCCGGATAATCTTCGCTACCCACCGGCGCTCCGGGTTGGCCGATGGCGAAATCAACGCTCTGAGCGGAGGGATAATCGATCAGCAAAATGCGCAAAGAATCGGGGAAGGAAACGGTCAACCTGGGAGCTGAGAAGCCGGCGCCCGGAGACCAGACTGAAAAGAGCTTTCCGATTAATTTGCGGGCTGTCTCTATCTTGAAATCTCCAGCCATGATAACGACCGTATTATTTGGCCGGAAATTGTCCTGATGAAATTTGACTATTTCCGCTCGTGATATTTTTTTCAAGCTGGCCGGTGTCCCAAGATTCGGCAGACCATACCCTTCATCGCCATAGTATGTCCGGTAGAGAATATCCTTTAGACCATATTCCGGCATCGATTCGGCCTGCATGGAAGCCGATAGGAAACGTCTCTTCAGCCGTTCAATGGCTTCATCGGTGAATGCGGGATGGATTAATATGTCCGAAAAAATGTTGAGAGTATGCCCCAGGTGACGCGAAAGGCTTTCGCCGCGAATAATTATTCCATCCTTGAATGAACTCATTACATATATGGTGGCGCCGACCGAATCAATGGCCGCGGTCAGTTTCTGGGAGGGGAAATTGGCTGTCCCCTGCCTGGTTAAGATAGCCGTCATATTGGCCAGGCCGGCCTGATCGGCGGTCAATGTCACGGAGCCGGTTTTTATCAGAGCGGCAAATTGAACCATCGGTTGCTTGTGGTCTTCAACCATGATGATGGTCAGGCCGTTGGGGAGGGTCGCCTGTTCGTAGCGCGGAATAAACCCACCGGCGGTCGCCTCCCGGAAGAAAACTATTCCGAGAAACAGCAGAACAAGAAATTTCATGCCCAATCTTATCATTGCACTTCCCCGGAATTCTCTTCCGATTCCTGGGCTTCAGCAGGAACAAGAATGATGACATTGCGGCCGGTTTCGGTTAGATATTTTTGGGCCACCTGCATAACTCTTTCCGAAGTAACCGCTCGAGTTAAGGGAATTTCCTGATTCATCAATTGGTAATCACCGGTGGCCATTTGATAGAACGATATCCGCCCTGCAATCTGGTCAAGAGTGGCGGTAAGATTATAAAATGCTGCCTCGATCTTATTCTTGACCATATCCAATTCAGAGGTCGATAGCGGCTCTGTTTTCAGGCGCTCAATCTCCTCCAGCATCTGCTCCAAACCCGCTTCTCCCCGCGTGCCGTAATTGAGGATGGAATATAACATCAATAAGCCGGGATCCTCGGATTCGATAATTTCCCCGCCTGCCGAAAGGGCTATTTTGGAATCAACCACCAACCTTTTATAAATACCGGCCGATTCGCTGCCCGCCAAAATATGCCGAATTACTTTCAAGGCGGCCATATCGCTATCGGCGGCGGCCGAAATATGATAGCCAATGACCACGACCGGGATTGATGAGCTTATATGCATGATTTCGCGCCGCTCGCCTCTCTGCTCCGGTTCAATTACTTCGGGGAGCGAAGGCAGGGGAGTGGACAAGATGTTCTCAAAAAGGCTTTTGACCCTGCCGACCACTCCGGCGGTCGAAAAATCCCCCACCAGAACAAGCATGGTGTTAGCCGGTTGGAAGTATTGTCTGAAGTAGCCACGCAGATTATCCAGGGTAATATTATTGAGGTCAGAGGGCCAGCCGAAAATCGGGTTTCGATATGGATGGGCTCGATAAGAGAGATTCATGATTTCCTCATTAAGGGGGCCGTACAGGGCGCTCTCGATATAAGTAAGTCGCTCCTTTTTCAGAATCTCTTTTACCAGAATCAATTTTTCGTAAGTCAACTCCGTATTCTGCAGGCGATCGGCCTCGAGGAAGAGAAGAGTATCAAGCATCGATAAGGGGATTTTGGCTGTAAACCGTGTAAAATCCAGGTCGGCCTCGGAGCCGCTTCTGCCGCCGCCGGACTGGATTATTCGCGCAAACTCTCCCTTTTCGTAGCGGGGCGTCCCCTCCAACATCATTTTTTCGCAAATTTTGGTGAGGCCGCTTAATCCGATTGCTTCATTCTTGCTGCCGACATGATAAGTCATCTGCAGGGCCACCAACGGTGTTGAGTGGTCCTCCATGGTCATGAGGGTCATCCCATTAGCCAGTTTTGTGATCTGTACCTGTTCCTGTGAGAAAGCTGCAATTGGCAGGGAAAAGATTATTAGAGCCGTTCCGAGCAGACTCAAACTTCCTATTGACTTTGTTATCATTATATAAAAAAATAGTAAAATGCCTTAACGAAGGCAACTATAATCATTCCAGGCAAGAATATACTTTCTATTCTATTTTAGACGATGAGGTAATTCCTTTTGTTGCGGCCAAATGGTTACAGCCGGCCGACATCTTTCGAAGGAGGTGGCACGTCCTGCTGGAAGAAGAGAGTGGTTCCCTGGTGTTTCCCTCCGGAGCTATAACGGCCCTGCCCGCCAAAAGAGTATCCCGTTCGGTGGAACCTGATTCCGATCTGAAAAAACCGGGAATTGTCAATTTTGGCGTAAATCAATAATTGTTTTGAAGTTAGGTATTCAAGGCCGTAGTTATAGGAAGCACTGGACAGGCTCTGCCCCGAGGAGAGTGTGATTTCGGTGGACAGGATCAGGCGCCCCTTCAGGGTTCTGTAAGAAAAGGAATAAAGTTCTTCAAAATCGCTCCTCTTGCCATCGACCCGCCCCCGATTGAGGTTGCTGAAGACAAATGCCAGATAATAATTGGGATTATTCTTGACCAGAATTGAAGCATTCCAGAAATGCCTTTTATGATATAGGCCGGGGCCATTCTTTACATAGCGATAGGAAATCCCCCAATACAGACCGAAGGACAATTCTGCGCCGGTAGCAATCAAGAGTTCATTATAGCCTTTTCCCCGGAAATCTTTCAGATGCCGATATGACAGCCCGAAACGGCTTCCAATTCCGGAAGTTCCCCAGTTCTTAAGGAACTTTCCCTGATAATAGTCGCTCATATACTCTGTGGACATATTCCTGTACAGCGCCAGCGCGGCCGGATTGGTCCAGACCGCCTCGGGACCATGAACGGATGAAGCAAAACGATGATAATAGATATCATCAGGAATGGCGATTCGAATTGCCCCCGTCGCGGTACCACCTATAAGGCAGAGAAACAGGGCCGCAAGAAGCTGAAGCCGGCGGGCGCTATCGGTTTTCATCAGCCTTGGCGGGGACTCCCCGAATAAGAATATTCCCATTACTCTCAACACCCACGACGATTTTGGATTCACCTTGCCCGCAGCGGAACTCCATCTGATTATAATCGACCAGAATCGGCTTCATGTTCAGGCCATAAGCATCGATTTCGCTATTGACATCGACGCTCAGCCTGAAATTGCCGGAGATATTATCCGGCAGCCGCATTTCAACAATGCTATTAGTGTTCTTGACGACAAGCGAGGATTTCTCCATCCCCGCCAGGGTCAATCTAATCGGGCCGTAACTTCCGCTGATATGGCTGCCGTCGCCGGTCAGATAAAGGTCGTCACCCTTTATCTTGCCATAGCTGCTCTCGATATCAATGCCGCCGCGGGCGGCGTTGAGCATTACATTGCCGTTTTCATTTCGAATCCTGGCCGGTTTTTCATCGGCGGTCAGTCCATCAATGCGAATATCGGCATTGCTGGTGATCAGGGTGATGTCGCCGCTTATTTCGCGGGCGAGGATATCCTGGTTGCTGGTGGTCAGCCTTACTTTCCCGGAGACTTTCTGCACTTCCAGACGGCCAAAAGAGGATTTATTCTCAACCCTCTTAAACGGGCCGGTTATAATGAGGTCAAAATAGGGGGCATCAAATTCCAACTGGCAATTATAGGGAAGGCGTAAATCACCCTCGATTTGCCCGGAATTGTCGCTTCCCTCCCAGGGTGCGGGATTGGGAGCCTGCAGGAGAATGCGCATTCCATCCGGGGTTTTTTCCAAGGTGACATCGATCACTTTATCATATCCGGCGGCCTCGTCCGGCTGGTTGGTCTTAAATACTTTCTTATAGTCGAATGAGGCCTGCGATATGGTATCGGCGAAAATGTACAGGCGTCCGGAAAGACTTGAAGCCGAATTGATAATAACCTTGCCGCCCGACAAAAGGGGCATTTTTTCCTGAAGGTCCCGGGTGGCGAAGCGACCATCACTCTGCAGAATGATGTCCTCACTAACGGCCGGAGCCGCCGGCAGGAGCAGGCTGATAATCGCAAATATAACATAACTCCGGAAAGCCATCATCCTCTCAACTTCCTTATGTCGAATAGTTCTCTCATTATTATCGACCCTGCGACGGCGGCATTCAATGACTCCACGTTATTATTGTGTATTATTCGCAGACGGTAATCGGCCAAATCCCGGATTGGCTCCGACAGACCGGCGGCTTCGGAACCGATTCCCAGAATGATTTTGGTATCGGGTCTTAGTCTGCCCACGATTTTAGCCAGTGGTTCGCCGGTCGGGTCGGCGGTCATCAGGGTCATACCCTTTTCCTTTTTCAGAGAGGCGATTTGTCCGGAGGAAAGGGATATTGTTGGTATTCCAAAGAAAGCACCGGCCGAGGAACGGATAATTTTGGGATTAAATGGCTCAACTGTACTCCCGGTCACAATAACATAATCGAATTCAAAAGCGAGGGCGGAGCGAATCAGTGTCCCGGCATTACCCGGATCGGAAATATTATCCAGTAGCAAAATATTGCGGCAATCTGACTTCATGAAATGGTCGCAGGAAGCTTGCGGGATATCAAATAGCCCCAGCAGTCCCTGGCTGATTTCGGTATCGGTCATCTGTTCCAGGTCCCGGGCCGAGACCGCCGCCGTTTCGACTTCCAGTCTGCGGAATTTCTCCAGAAGCTCCTCCCCCCGGCTTCCCAGGCGAGAGGCCGCATAATAGATTTTTCGGGGAAGCCATTGGTGGTGGATCGACTCCTCGAGGAGGCGTATCCCCTCGGCGACAAATTGCCGATGCGCATCACGCCCTTTCCTGGTCAGGAGCGATTTCACCTTTTTCTTTTCCGATTGTGTAATAGGCGACAATATTCCTTGCTTTTCAGAAGTCAGAATCTAATAATGTTATTAAAAGAAACTCAATTGACTTAAGGCAAGTGAAAACTCGCTATTATATTATCGCTTTTCTCTATTTGATGGCGGCTGGTGCCGCCGCCGATACGACCGGGGTTTTTGTCGGGTGGGATGGTTCCCGCTACAATCGTCCCGGAATCCATCATCGCATTGGTCTGGCATTATCGGGCGGTGGGGCCCGGGGGCTGGCACAGGTGGGCGTAATAAAGGCGCTGGAAGAGGCCGACCTGCAAATCGAAGCGATCGCCGGAACCTCCATGGGGGGGATAATTGGCGGTCTTTATGCATCCGGTTTTTCAGCCGACAGTTTGGAAAAGATCATCGAATCAATCAATTTCTCCGCTTTATTTTCAGATCGCCCCTCTCGAACCAGCCTGTTTCTTACCCAGCGTCCGGAAAAAGAACGATATTTGCTGTCAGTTCGATTTGATGGATTCATGCCTTATATTCCCGGGGGGCTGACCGCCGGGCAAAAGCTTACCGATCTCGTTTCTCGATTGACACTGAAGGCTAATTACACCTCAAGCGGATCGTTCATGAAAATGAGCATACCATTCCGGACCGTCACCACCGACATTGTCTCAGGAAATGAGGTGATCATTGAAAACGGCAATCTGGCCGATGCCATGCGCTCCACCTTGGCTTTTCCTCTGGCTTTTACCGGAATTGAAAAAGGGGAAATGATTTTAATGGACGGCGGGATGCTCAACCCCATTCCCGTTGATGCGGTCCGCAGTATGAATGGGAATCTCGATTTGGTGGTTGCGATCAATACTACCAGCGATCTACTGCCGAAAAACAAGATTAAGGACCCGATCGATATCGCCAATCAGGTCACTTCAATCATGACTCTGGATAAAAAAGCGGCTGGATTGAAAGCGGCTGATTTGGTCATTACCCCGGAAATCGCCGACTTCTTCTCCTTCGATTTTGACTGTGCGAAGGAACTGATTAAAAGGGGATATCAGGCGGGTAAGAAAGCAATCCCTGAAATTCTCGCCCGGCTGAATTCGGCTGATCTTCAGGATTCCCTATATCTTACCGGGGTTAGATGGATTGATCCTCCCTTCGGGCTGGATACTATGATTTCTCTTTTCACCGGAGGAAGTGTAATTCGGCGAAGCGCTATTGAAGAAGCGGCCGCGGATCTCTATCGAGACTGGAATCTTTTTTCGGCCGCAATCGATGTTACTCCGGGGGACAGTCAGGTGAACGGCTACCAAACTGCCTCTCTTGAAATCAGAGCTGTCCCCAAGCCGCTGCTGCGGGAGCTTCAATACAGGCTAAGCGGCAATACGGTATTCAGTGATTCTGCCATCACGGGAATTATCAGGGATGGACGAACGCATCTTTCCTCGGAAGACATCGTGCAGTTTACCGATAGCCTGAGGCGAATGTATCAGGGGAAAAAATATGACCTGGCTCATATACGCCACCTTAACTATGACCCAAAGCGGACGACCCTTGATATCAATATCGATGAAGCCGTGGTGGAGGGGATTGGGATAGAGGGGAATCGAAGAACCAAGAACTGGCTGATTAGATCGAATTTTCCGGTCAAGGAAGGAATGCCGCTCAATTCCAACGAGGCCATTGAGGGCATCGCCAATATTTATAGTACCGGCCTGTTTGATCGGGTGACGATGAATATCCTGCCGGCGGACAGAGGCGCCATCGTGAAAATAAATGTGGAGGAGAGAAAATACACTCAGATGAGGCTGGGATGGCACTGGGACGATGAGTACAAAAGCGAAGAGTTCGCCGAGATACTCGACGATAATCTTTTCGGCACAGGACAGGAATTGTTACTCCACGGCCAATATGCTCCGCGGCGGCAGAAATATGAGGCCACCCTTAAAGCCGACCGTTTCTTATCCACCTATCTGACCTACCGGGCGAAAGGATATTTTGGCCTTCTGGAGCGAAACGTATATGACAGGCAGGGGGCATCAATCGGGTCGATTAAGGAAGATCGCCGCGGTTTTGAATTCGCTCTCGGTCAGCAGATATCTCGTCTCGGATCGGTCACGGGTGAAATCAAATGGGAGGAGATCCGGAATACTTCCCGGCCGTCCGGAGAAAAGAAGCGGATAAGGCTTCGGACGCTGACGTTTCGATCGCTGGTAGAGACGCTCAACCGGTACTCTTTTCCCACCCATGGGAAAAAGCATCTCTTCTTTATCGAGTACGCCGCCGACATTCTGGGCGGGCAGACAGAGTACACCAAGGTATTCAGCTCGATTGAATCCTATTTTCCGATTAGCTCGCGGATCAATCTTCATCCCAAAATTTCCATCGGCTGGTCCGGGACCGATCACAGCATCCCTGTCAGCGAAAAATTCTATTTCGGCGGCCAATACTCTTTTTCCGGTTATCGAACGGATGAAATTCAGGCCGACAAGATGATCCTGGGTAATCTCGAATTGCGATATAAATTGCCCTACCGCTTTTATCTGACCGGAAGATATGATATCGGTGAAGCCTATGCTTCGGTCGAGCAGATCAAGCTGAGGAATCTTCGCCACGGCTTCGGGATTTCTCTGGCTTATGATTCCCCCATCGGGCCGATCGATTTCGGCTTTGGCAGGGCCGGCCATCATCCGGAGCAGTATTATATAAATATCGGTCTGGCCTTTTAAGTTGCATAAAGCAGAAGGGCAACCGGATGGTTGCCCATTCTATTTATCGGGAGAATTATCAGGCTCCTACCGGCAATGCAATCTGGGGCCTCCCAGGTAGAGGAAGTTTACCAGATATGTTATATCCTGAATATTGGTCGCTCCCGAACCGTTGACATCACCGGAACCCGTCACCACCGGCGCGGGGCCGTTGCGATACAGGAAATTTATCAAGTAACTAACGTCCCTGATATTGACCGCGCGGTCGTTATTTATATCTCCCGACCGGTGCCCGATCATGGTAATGGACCCGGTCACCAAAAGCGGGCTTTGATCCTCAAATTGCCCCGTGAGAGCATATGGTTGCACGGTCGTATCCCAAAGAGGCATATAGCCGGAAACAAAGTCCGAAAGCGGGAAATTGACGGTCAGTGCGTATCCGCATTCGCCGGCCGGCCCATACTCGCATGATGCAGGGATCAGAGAACTATTAATCCGGAGAGAGGCCGTATCAATATCATTTATGGATTGGCCATTAACGGTATTGAAAATGTATATTTGGGCATACTCGGTATCGATCGTGAAGGCATAAAAAGCATATATCGGCCGGGGTGTGATATCAGTGCCGCTGCAATCGCAGCCGATCCCCAGAGCGCCGATCAGGTGGCCGCAAGCATTCTGGCCGGGGGCGCAGGGAGAGTTGCTGGAAAGCTGATAGTTGCTCAAGCCCATATTGCAGAAGGACGGGTCAAGCTCGAAATTGCCGTTTATGTTTTTCTGGTCGGCGATACAATCCACCCAATCGCCCAGTTCGTTGCCGTAAATATTACAGCAAGAAAGATACGGTTTCGGGAAGGGATCATCGCAGGGATTGACGGCGGAGGCGAAGCGGTTAAAAGCAATAATCGTATTCTGAATGGCGGGGCGGTTCAGCATATGAGACAGGTACAAGGCATTGCCGGGCGTGCGGCTGATATTCCCCGCGATAGTACAATTGGTAAGAGTCACCGCCGATTCGCTGCTCGCCAGGGCGGAGTAAGTCTGTGCCGTGTTGTCCGAAATTACCGAATTCGACACGATCAAGGTGCAAAGCGGCATGGCGTTGATGCCGGCCGGGCTCCACTGGGCAGTATTCTGTGTTATGAGGCAGTTGTCTATTATGGCATTGGTGCTGGCGATATGAATGGCCGCGCCGTAATCGGCCCAGCATCCCTGGAAAGTACAACTAGTCAGGCGCAGTATCGATGAATCGGCGTAAAGCCCGCCGCCCATCCGGCTGAATTGAGCGCCGGAGGCAAAATCATTCTCGAAAAGACAACTCCTGATTCGGGCCGAGGCTTTGGACAGGAATATCCCCGCCCCTTTCAGATAATATCCGTTCCTGATCGTGAATCCGCTGATACAGGTGGTAGTGTCCTCGCCGCTGTGCAGGTAAAAGCCTCGGTGCGATTCCGAGGGGCTTCCCCCGCATTCAATGATCGTCACATAAGGGCCATTGGCCGATTCCACGACGATTCGTTTCCC is a genomic window containing:
- a CDS encoding BamA/TamA family outer membrane protein, with amino-acid sequence MKTRYYIIAFLYLMAAGAAADTTGVFVGWDGSRYNRPGIHHRIGLALSGGGARGLAQVGVIKALEEADLQIEAIAGTSMGGIIGGLYASGFSADSLEKIIESINFSALFSDRPSRTSLFLTQRPEKERYLLSVRFDGFMPYIPGGLTAGQKLTDLVSRLTLKANYTSSGSFMKMSIPFRTVTTDIVSGNEVIIENGNLADAMRSTLAFPLAFTGIEKGEMILMDGGMLNPIPVDAVRSMNGNLDLVVAINTTSDLLPKNKIKDPIDIANQVTSIMTLDKKAAGLKAADLVITPEIADFFSFDFDCAKELIKRGYQAGKKAIPEILARLNSADLQDSLYLTGVRWIDPPFGLDTMISLFTGGSVIRRSAIEEAAADLYRDWNLFSAAIDVTPGDSQVNGYQTASLEIRAVPKPLLRELQYRLSGNTVFSDSAITGIIRDGRTHLSSEDIVQFTDSLRRMYQGKKYDLAHIRHLNYDPKRTTLDINIDEAVVEGIGIEGNRRTKNWLIRSNFPVKEGMPLNSNEAIEGIANIYSTGLFDRVTMNILPADRGAIVKINVEERKYTQMRLGWHWDDEYKSEEFAEILDDNLFGTGQELLLHGQYAPRRQKYEATLKADRFLSTYLTYRAKGYFGLLERNVYDRQGASIGSIKEDRRGFEFALGQQISRLGSVTGEIKWEEIRNTSRPSGEKKRIRLRTLTFRSLVETLNRYSFPTHGKKHLFFIEYAADILGGQTEYTKVFSSIESYFPISSRINLHPKISIGWSGTDHSIPVSEKFYFGGQYSFSGYRTDEIQADKMILGNLELRYKLPYRFYLTGRYDIGEAYASVEQIKLRNLRHGFGISLAYDSPIGPIDFGFGRAGHHPEQYYINIGLAF
- a CDS encoding RNA methyltransferase, which codes for MSPITQSEKKKVKSLLTRKGRDAHRQFVAEGIRLLEESIHHQWLPRKIYYAASRLGSRGEELLEKFRRLEVETAAVSARDLEQMTDTEISQGLLGLFDIPQASCDHFMKSDCRNILLLDNISDPGNAGTLIRSALAFEFDYVIVTGSTVEPFNPKIIRSSAGAFFGIPTISLSSGQIASLKKEKGMTLMTADPTGEPLAKIVGRLRPDTKIILGIGSEAAGLSEPIRDLADYRLRIIHNNNVESLNAAVAGSIIMRELFDIRKLRG
- a CDS encoding DUF1565 domain-containing protein, whose product is MTSHTIKAQARLIGRALQYQGPVWYVANGGNDLTGDGSPALPFATIQHTVDISGNGDTVRVLDGTYSGDGNRDIDLYGKRIVVESANGPYVTIIECGGSPSESHRGFYLHSGEDTTTCISGFTIRNGYYLKGAGIFLSKASARIRSCLFENDFASGAQFSRMGGGLYADSSILRLTSCTFQGCWADYGAAIHIASTNAIIDNCLITQNTAQWSPAGINAMPLCTLIVSNSVISDNTAQTYSALASSESAVTLTNCTIAGNISRTPGNALYLSHMLNRPAIQNTIIAFNRFASAVNPCDDPFPKPYLSCCNIYGNELGDWVDCIADQKNINGNFELDPSFCNMGLSNYQLSSNSPCAPGQNACGHLIGALGIGCDCSGTDITPRPIYAFYAFTIDTEYAQIYIFNTVNGQSINDIDTASLRINSSLIPASCEYGPAGECGYALTVNFPLSDFVSGYMPLWDTTVQPYALTGQFEDQSPLLVTGSITMIGHRSGDINNDRAVNIRDVSYLINFLYRNGPAPVVTGSGDVNGSGATNIQDITYLVNFLYLGGPRLHCR
- a CDS encoding DUF4097 family beta strand repeat-containing protein, coding for MMAFRSYVIFAIISLLLPAAPAVSEDIILQSDGRFATRDLQEKMPLLSGGKVIINSASSLSGRLYIFADTISQASFDYKKVFKTNQPDEAAGYDKVIDVTLEKTPDGMRILLQAPNPAPWEGSDNSGQIEGDLRLPYNCQLEFDAPYFDLIITGPFKRVENKSSFGRLEVQKVSGKVRLTTSNQDILAREISGDITLITSNADIRIDGLTADEKPARIRNENGNVMLNAARGGIDIESSYGKIKGDDLYLTGDGSHISGSYGPIRLTLAGMEKSSLVVKNTNSIVEMRLPDNISGNFRLSVDVNSEIDAYGLNMKPILVDYNQMEFRCGQGESKIVVGVESNGNILIRGVPAKADENR
- a CDS encoding pitrilysin family protein; translated protein: MIRLGMKFLVLLFLGIVFFREATAGGFIPRYEQATLPNGLTIIMVEDHKQPMVQFAALIKTGSVTLTADQAGLANMTAILTRQGTANFPSQKLTAAIDSVGATIYVMSSFKDGIIIRGESLSRHLGHTLNIFSDILIHPAFTDEAIERLKRRFLSASMQAESMPEYGLKDILYRTYYGDEGYGLPNLGTPASLKKISRAEIVKFHQDNFRPNNTVVIMAGDFKIETARKLIGKLFSVWSPGAGFSAPRLTVSFPDSLRILLIDYPSAQSVDFAIGQPGAPVGSEDYPALVLLNYILGESGSVSRLSRNLVRDNGLAAYVNSQIDWSRGDGILWIYGSSPADNIPEALRRLISVLSDIRSIRISVKELDEAKLFFRGFMPGLYETNRATIERFATALGSGVGVDYQEKLLSDLDGIDPGRLRLVAEKYLDPKRMTIVIQGSAASLKNQLSEIAPVKVISSWQD
- a CDS encoding PilX N-terminal domain-containing pilus assembly protein, whose product is MMKLRKLRNDRGLAAFIALMMMVMMTLIGLAVMRTADDEVNIAGNEMNEMSSFYASEAGLEKAAAAMQTQYENTGAPPTTLPSGSENINDCVAAYSTVDNGAALVRDLTKGSLTGLHALVKTFTITSTGTSAIDQSQVVLTQEFECALVPIFQFAVFYGNDLEIAPGPDMALIGRVHSNGNMYLQSNNNLRMDSYITASGNIVHGRKGPGGTSFGNVFIKDVSGNYQNMLRNGTWLDASEPNWYDSASTRWGGRIQDAAFGQQELNLPLTNAGDPHKIIERASGNPDSYENKAGLKIIDGQALAKVGAVWTDVTALLPAGTITATTFYDAREAKNANTTEIDMSKLKTSTYYPTNGVIYSSDQRSGFNATRLVNGSDLGRPLSIVCENPLYIKGNFNTTTKQPAFIAGDAVTFLSNSWNDANSTLNKSSRVAAATTVNCSFMTGNTNTTASNYNGGLENLPRFLETWSGKNFTWRGSMVNLWNSLQATGNWSGTYYDPPNRDWAYDTDLDDPNKLPPESPRVRVFQRTGWTQQYVGYDQ
- a CDS encoding pitrilysin family protein, with the protein product MSLLGTALIIFSLPIAAFSQEQVQITKLANGMTLMTMEDHSTPLVALQMTYHVGSKNEAIGLSGLTKICEKMMLEGTPRYEKGEFARIIQSGGGRSGSEADLDFTRFTAKIPLSMLDTLLFLEADRLQNTELTYEKLILVKEILKKERLTYIESALYGPLNEEIMNLSYRAHPYRNPIFGWPSDLNNITLDNLRGYFRQYFQPANTMLVLVGDFSTAGVVGRVKSLFENILSTPLPSLPEVIEPEQRGERREIMHISSSIPVVVIGYHISAAADSDMAALKVIRHILAGSESAGIYKRLVVDSKIALSAGGEIIESEDPGLLMLYSILNYGTRGEAGLEQMLEEIERLKTEPLSTSELDMVKNKIEAAFYNLTATLDQIAGRISFYQMATGDYQLMNQEIPLTRAVTSERVMQVAQKYLTETGRNVIILVPAEAQESEENSGEVQ